Proteins encoded within one genomic window of Gemmatimonadota bacterium:
- a CDS encoding arylsulfatase, with protein sequence MSSPNVVFVITDDQGYSDLGCHGNDIIQTPNLDELYTESVRFTNYHVGPTCAPTRAGIMTGRYCNCTGVWHTIAGRSLLRKDETTIADFFKAAGYRTGMFGKWHLGDNYPFHPHNRGFDTVVYHGGGGVHQTPDYWGNTYFNDTYFRNGVPEKFRGYCTDIWFDEAKKFIEDCGDTPFFCYIPTNAPHGPFNIADHYRELYNSDGLPGQRDRFYGMITNIDENVGLMRDFLREKELEENTIFIFMTDNGTANGCTLDGNGYVTDGFNDGMRGKKGSEYEGGHRVPFFFHWPAGGYTSGRDIDTLIANIDFLPTLCDLCDVPISDGARERINGTSVSPLLEGTDNWPERTIVTDSQRVENPIKWRKCATMTQRWRLINGEELYDMDNDHGQRHNVAEQHPDVVAELRQQYEDWWALVSERFGEDVPIIVGSESEPISVITTHDWHNENSDSAWNQGAIRRGMECNGRWAIDVAEAGDYTFELRRWPREEDRAITEGIPGKLTPYYGGNAIPVSTARIKVAGEEQSQSIGSEDKGIAFTCTLQAGETSLETELTDGNGISLGAYYVYVERV encoded by the coding sequence ATGTCTTCTCCCAACGTAGTCTTTGTAATTACCGATGATCAGGGCTATAGCGACCTTGGATGCCACGGCAATGACATCATCCAGACGCCCAACCTCGACGAGCTTTATACCGAAAGCGTGCGATTTACCAATTATCACGTCGGTCCTACCTGCGCGCCCACCCGGGCAGGCATCATGACGGGACGCTATTGCAACTGCACAGGCGTATGGCACACCATCGCAGGTCGCTCGCTATTGCGCAAAGACGAAACCACCATCGCCGACTTCTTCAAAGCAGCGGGATATCGTACCGGCATGTTTGGCAAATGGCATCTCGGCGACAACTATCCATTTCACCCACATAACCGGGGCTTTGACACGGTCGTTTACCACGGTGGCGGCGGCGTACACCAGACCCCTGACTACTGGGGCAATACCTATTTCAACGACACGTACTTCCGCAACGGCGTACCTGAAAAATTCAGAGGCTACTGCACGGACATCTGGTTTGACGAAGCCAAAAAATTCATCGAAGACTGTGGCGACACGCCCTTCTTCTGCTACATCCCCACCAACGCGCCGCACGGTCCCTTCAACATAGCCGATCACTACCGCGAACTCTACAACAGCGACGGCTTGCCCGGCCAGCGCGACCGCTTTTACGGCATGATCACCAACATCGACGAAAACGTCGGCCTCATGCGCGACTTCCTCCGCGAAAAGGAATTGGAAGAAAACACCATCTTCATCTTCATGACCGACAATGGCACCGCCAATGGCTGCACCCTCGACGGCAATGGCTATGTCACAGATGGTTTTAACGATGGCATGCGCGGGAAAAAAGGCTCGGAATACGAAGGCGGACATCGCGTCCCCTTCTTCTTTCACTGGCCCGCGGGGGGATATACCAGCGGACGCGATATCGATACCCTCATTGCCAACATCGACTTCTTACCCACCCTTTGCGACCTCTGTGACGTCCCCATCTCCGACGGAGCCCGCGAACGCATCAATGGCACCAGCGTTAGCCCCCTCCTCGAAGGCACGGACAACTGGCCCGAACGCACAATCGTCACGGACTCTCAGCGCGTGGAAAACCCCATCAAATGGCGCAAATGCGCGACCATGACACAGCGCTGGCGGCTCATCAACGGCGAAGAACTCTACGACATGGATAACGACCACGGACAACGCCACAATGTCGCCGAGCAACATCCCGATGTCGTCGCAGAACTGCGCCAACAATACGAAGACTGGTGGGCACTTGTCTCCGAACGCTTTGGCGAAGACGTACCCATCATCGTCGGCTCTGAAAGCGAACCGATCTCCGTAATCACAACCCACGATTGGCACAACGAAAACAGTGATTCGGCTTGGAATCAGGGTGCGATCCGACGCGGGATGGAATGCAATGGTCGCTGGGCAATCGACGTAGCCGAAGCGGGTGATTACACCTTTGAACTGCGCCGATGGCCCCGCGAAGAAGATCGCGCCATCACCGAAGGCATCCCCGGCAAACTCACGCCCTATTACGGCGGCAATGCAATCCCCGTCAGCACCGCCCGCATCAAAGTCGCGGGAGAAGAACAATCGCAATCCATCGGCTCAGAAGACAAAGGCATCGCCTTCACCTGCACCCTCCAGGCTGGTGAAACGAGCCTCGAAACCGAACTCACCGATGGAAACGGCATTTCGCTGGGAGCGTATTACGTGTATGTGGAAAGGGTGTAA
- a CDS encoding phytanoyl-CoA dioxygenase family protein encodes MPTFQTPDGTKVRMSGKELVFGETIFSPRESNDILTDTEALRQRMEEDGYLIIRNFHNREDIMKARKEVVDHMGSQGLLAEGSTLEDAIIGDRKRSMRFKDSLVKTWPGFLNIVDGKNTMDFFGRFLGGPALSLDHKWLRAVRTGGNAGMHCDIVYMGAGTNNLYTMWTALGDISLDMGPLALCLGSHKLEHLRNTYGASDAHDDLIQGAFSNDPYDVIETLGTTWAATPFQAGDVVIFGMYFMHASLENTTNRFRISSDTRYQLATEATDQRHMGKDPDVIPKADLSERKSIEEYRAEWGLAKETA; translated from the coding sequence ATGCCTACTTTTCAAACACCCGACGGCACAAAAGTCAGAATGAGCGGGAAAGAACTCGTATTTGGAGAAACCATCTTCTCGCCGAGGGAATCCAACGACATCCTCACAGACACGGAAGCATTGAGACAGCGAATGGAAGAAGACGGGTACCTCATCATCCGCAACTTTCACAATCGCGAAGACATCATGAAAGCGCGAAAAGAAGTTGTCGATCACATGGGAAGTCAGGGCTTGCTCGCCGAAGGATCGACACTTGAAGATGCCATCATCGGCGATAGAAAACGCTCCATGCGCTTCAAAGACAGCCTGGTCAAAACATGGCCCGGCTTTCTCAACATCGTCGATGGCAAAAACACAATGGACTTCTTCGGTCGCTTTTTGGGTGGTCCCGCCCTCTCGCTCGATCACAAATGGCTGCGCGCCGTCAGAACGGGAGGCAATGCAGGAATGCACTGCGACATTGTATATATGGGCGCAGGCACCAACAATCTCTATACCATGTGGACAGCTCTGGGCGATATCTCGCTCGACATGGGACCACTCGCCCTCTGCCTGGGATCACACAAACTCGAACATCTCCGCAATACCTACGGCGCATCGGATGCACACGACGACCTGATTCAAGGCGCATTCTCCAACGACCCCTACGATGTCATAGAAACCCTCGGCACCACATGGGCAGCCACGCCATTTCAGGCAGGCGATGTCGTCATTTTCGGCATGTACTTCATGCACGCCTCTCTCGAAAACACCACCAACCGCTTTCGCATCAGCAGCGACACGCGCTACCAACTCGCCACAGAAGCCACGGACCAGCGACACATGGGCAAAGACCCCGACGTAATACCCAAAGCAGATCTGTCCGAACGCAAGTCCATCGAAGAATACCGCGCGGAATGGGGCCTGGCGAAGGAGACCGCTTGA
- a CDS encoding HigA family addiction module antidote protein, with protein MSIPNIHKREIPPTHPGEMLREDFMPDYHLTPTSLASALGVSRQTVHDLLKEKRAVTPLMALRLSRLFGNSPEFWSRAQQARNLWESEQQYLSDLNHIHRLTPQ; from the coding sequence ATGTCCATACCCAACATCCACAAACGTGAAATCCCGCCAACACATCCCGGCGAGATGCTTCGAGAAGATTTCATGCCCGATTATCATTTGACCCCAACCTCACTCGCTTCTGCTCTGGGTGTTTCGCGTCAAACGGTTCATGATCTATTAAAAGAAAAACGCGCTGTCACACCTCTCATGGCCCTTCGATTATCCCGTCTATTTGGCAATTCCCCAGAATTTTGGTCGCGGGCGCAGCAGGCAAGAAACCTGTGGGAATCTGAACAACAATATCTCAGTGATCTCAATCACATTCACCGGCTTACACCTCAGTAA
- a CDS encoding deacylase: MGELLRVEHLRAESGQRTDGYLKVAEMQDGSPARVPVSLINGAEEGPTVYLQAISDGDELNGISVIRQVLKRLDPTVMSGRVIAVLIVNFHAFHAHQAFSPVDEKKMNRCFPGRKDGTSSERIAFRLFHNAVLQSDYCIDLHQGGRRPMIDEVRVRVDRRKRIHRVCMEMAQVFGIGYILDQRGPEGQLARSAPDEGIPTIDPELGGCLGWDRESIQKGITGVENVLKYYGVIPGEPFIPRKQVVVDGFLTVLANRGGFIEFHAQHYDHLQKDDPVADITDPFGNVLETLRAPEESIFWSENLLPMVSSGQMVATLGKNIRYV; encoded by the coding sequence ATGGGTGAATTGCTTCGCGTTGAACATCTTCGGGCTGAGTCTGGGCAGCGCACGGATGGCTATTTGAAGGTGGCTGAGATGCAGGATGGGTCGCCTGCGCGCGTTCCAGTATCCCTGATCAATGGTGCTGAGGAAGGACCGACGGTTTATTTGCAGGCGATTAGCGATGGGGATGAGTTAAATGGCATTAGCGTGATTCGACAGGTGTTGAAACGGCTGGATCCAACGGTGATGAGCGGACGGGTTATTGCGGTGTTGATTGTCAATTTCCACGCGTTTCACGCGCATCAGGCATTTAGTCCGGTTGATGAAAAAAAGATGAATCGGTGTTTTCCCGGGCGTAAAGATGGTACGTCGAGCGAGCGCATTGCCTTTCGGTTATTTCACAATGCGGTGCTGCAGTCCGATTATTGTATTGATTTGCACCAGGGGGGGCGCCGGCCGATGATTGACGAGGTGCGCGTGCGGGTGGATCGGCGCAAGCGCATTCACCGCGTGTGTATGGAGATGGCTCAGGTGTTTGGTATTGGCTATATTCTCGACCAGCGCGGTCCCGAAGGCCAACTCGCGCGTTCTGCTCCCGATGAGGGGATTCCGACGATTGATCCCGAACTGGGTGGGTGTCTCGGCTGGGATAGGGAGAGCATTCAAAAGGGTATTACGGGTGTCGAGAATGTGTTGAAGTATTACGGGGTTATACCGGGCGAGCCGTTTATACCCAGGAAGCAAGTGGTGGTGGATGGGTTTTTGACGGTGTTGGCCAATCGGGGTGGATTTATAGAGTTTCACGCGCAGCACTACGATCATTTGCAAAAGGACGATCCCGTTGCGGATATCACCGATCCGTTTGGCAATGTGCTCGAGACATTGCGCGCGCCAGAGGAGTCGATTTTCTGGTCGGAAAATTTGCTGCCGATGGTATCAAGTGGTCAGATGGTGGCGACTCTGGGAAAGAATATTCGATATGTCTAA